In Gymnogyps californianus isolate 813 chromosome 20, ASM1813914v2, whole genome shotgun sequence, a single window of DNA contains:
- the ABR gene encoding active breakpoint cluster region-related protein isoform X4 has protein sequence MTEVLVQPDGSPGPMGEQPERGVEEPEGKRPPNTGARLWGRVRSKLLRQKLDPQAVQTKNWHMDVIEMNGIKVEFSMKFTSRDMSLKRTPSKKQTGVFGVKISVVTKRERSKVPYIVRQCIEEVEKRGIEEVGIYRISGVATDIQALKAVFDANNKDILVMLSDMDINAIAGTLKLYFRELPEPLLTDRLYPAFMEGIALSDPAAKENCMMHLLRSLPDPNLITFLFLLEHLKRVAEKEPINKMSLHNLATVFGPTLLRPSEGESKGHLTLASDIWSHDVMAQVQVLLYYLQHPPISFTELKRNTLYFSTDV, from the exons ATGACGGAGGTGCTGGTGCAGCCGGACGGCAGCCCTGGCCCCATGGGCGAGCAGCCGGAGCGCGGCGTGGAGGAGCCCGAGGGGAAGCGTCCCCCCAACACGGGTGCCCGCCTCTGGGGCAGGGTGCGCAGCAAGCTGCTCCGGCAGAAG CTGGACCCACAGGCCGTGCAGACGAAGAACTGGCACATGGACGTGATTGAGATGAACGGG ATCAAGGTGGAGTTCTCCATGAAGTTCACAAGCAGAGACATGAGCCTGAAGAGGACCCCGTCCAAAAAGCAGACCGGTGTCTTCGGGGTCAAAATCAGCGTTGTGACAAA GCGTGAGCGCTCCAAGGTGCCTTACATCGTGCGCCAGTGCAttgaggaggtggagaagaggGGCATCGAAGAGGTTGGCATCTACAGGATCTCTGGCGTCGCCACTGACATCCAGGCATTGAAAGCTGTCTTCGATGCAA ATAACAAGGACATCCTGGTCATGCTGAGTGACATGGACATCAATGCCATCGCCGGCACGCTGAAGCTGTACTTCCGCGAGCTGCCCGAGCCCCTCCTCACTGACAGACTCTACCCCGCCTTCATGGAGGGGATCG CCCTCTCAGATCCTGCTGCCAAGGAGAACTGCATGATGCACCTTCTCCGCTCACTGCCTGACCCCAACCTCatcaccttcctcttcctgctggaGCACTTGAAAAG GGTAGCTGAAAAGGAGCCTATCAACAAAATGTCTCTCCACAACCTGGCCACGGTCTTTGGGCCGACACTGCTGAGACCCTCAGAGGGGGAGAGCAAGGGACACCTCACCCTGGCCTCCGACATCTGGTCCCACGATGTGATGGCCCAG GTCCAGGTCCTTCTCTACTACCTGCAGCATCCTCCCATCTCCTTCACTGAGCTGAAACGCAACACACTTTACTTCTCCACGGACGTGTAG
- the TIMM22 gene encoding LOW QUALITY PROTEIN: mitochondrial import inner membrane translocase subunit Tim22 (The sequence of the model RefSeq protein was modified relative to this genomic sequence to represent the inferred CDS: inserted 1 base in 1 codon), whose protein sequence is MLRQTGALTSPAAVLTAARGLARSTPVTARRSAAGACPQRNYSSRGPPRAATAXREPRYRRLAWAGARCRAGGGCPRPVMAPVPPPSAPGGPEPPPPPLQYSLLLQHLVGEQRRPRAWDPAALGGIPSPPKSEEQKMVERAMESCAFKAALACVGGFVLGGAFGIFTAGIDTNVGFDPKDPYRTPTAKEVLKDMGQRGISYAKNFAIVGAMFSCTECVVESYRGKSDWKNSVISGCITGGAIGFRAGLKAGVIGCGGFAAFSAAIDYYLR, encoded by the exons ATGCTCCGGCAAACCGGAGCCCTCACCTCACCTGCAGCGGTCCTAACGGCCGCCAGGGGGCTGGCGCGCAGCACGCCGG TCACAGCGCGGCGGAGCGCGGCCGGCGCCTGCCCTCAGCGGAACTACAGCTCCCGTGGGCCCCCGCGCGCCGCCACGG GCCGGGAGCCGCGTTACCGGCGCCTCGCGTGGGCCGGGGCGCGGTGCCGAGCCGGCGGCGGGTGTCCGAGGCCGGTCATGGCGCCAGTGCCGCCGCCCTCCGCTCCGGGTGGCCCGGagcctcccccgccgccgctgcagtacagcctgctgctgcagcacctggTGGGCGAGcagcggcggccccgcgccTGGGACCCCGCCGCCCTCGGCGGCATCCCCAGCCCGCCCAAGAGCGAGGAGCAGAAGATGGTGGAGCGGGCCATGGAGAGCTGCGCCTTCAAGGCGGCGCTGGCCTGCGTGGGAG GATTTGTTCTGGGAGGTGCATTTGGTATCTTCACAGCTGGCATTGACACCAACGTTGGGTTTGATCCCAAGGATCCATATCGCACACCAACCGCAAAAGAGGTGCTTAAAGATATGGGGCAGCGAGGCATATCCTACGCAAAGAACTTCGCCATTGTGGGCGCCATGTTCTCCTGCACCGAATGTGTGGTAGAATCT TATCGTGGAAAGTCAGACTGGAAGAATAGTGTTATTAGCGGCTGCATCACAGGAGGAGCAATCGGCTTCAGAG CTGGTTTGAAGGCAGGGGTTATCGGCTGTGGTGGATTTGCCGCTTTCTCCGCTGCAATTGATTACTATCTACGGTAA